The following proteins are encoded in a genomic region of Fervidobacterium pennivorans DSM 9078:
- the atpG gene encoding ATP synthase F1 subunit gamma yields the protein MSRGKLLQIKRKINATQSLKKITKAMEMVSTARIKKVEKRLQMAREFLNETKKIAARVHFEVKHPFVTGQGKKALVVIGTDMGLCGSFPTEITKKAIYVDKKENFDQLYVVGAKIAPIFRSNPKVVRIYEHVYETPTFDFMKTLINDLLANGVGTVKVVYGKFKNKLAQIPDVYDLTPIRMEPSSSEKGDRYEFEPAEESFQNALVEFYASSVLYALAFETKISELYARQNAMRNATENAEEVVRLLTIEYNKARQASITQELIEIVTGADALKEE from the coding sequence ATGAGTCGAGGTAAATTACTCCAGATTAAAAGAAAAATCAACGCCACCCAATCGTTGAAGAAGATAACAAAAGCAATGGAGATGGTTTCAACTGCACGTATTAAAAAGGTTGAAAAAAGATTGCAAATGGCACGGGAGTTTTTAAATGAGACGAAGAAGATAGCAGCCCGTGTTCATTTCGAAGTAAAACATCCGTTTGTGACAGGGCAAGGAAAAAAGGCACTCGTTGTTATAGGAACAGATATGGGCTTGTGTGGGTCATTCCCAACGGAAATTACAAAGAAAGCGATATATGTTGATAAAAAAGAGAACTTTGATCAACTTTACGTTGTCGGAGCAAAGATTGCACCTATATTTAGAAGCAATCCAAAAGTTGTTCGAATATACGAGCATGTCTACGAAACTCCAACGTTCGACTTCATGAAGACTTTGATTAACGACTTGCTGGCAAACGGTGTTGGGACGGTAAAGGTCGTATATGGAAAGTTTAAAAACAAGCTAGCACAAATTCCGGATGTATACGATTTAACACCAATAAGGATGGAGCCAAGTTCCTCTGAAAAAGGTGACAGGTACGAATTTGAACCAGCGGAAGAAAGCTTTCAGAACGCATTAGTAGAATTCTATGCCTCAAGTGTCTTATACGCATTGGCTTTTGAAACAAAAATAAGCGAACTCTACGCACGTCAGAATGCGATGAGAAACGCCACAGAAAACGCAGAAGAGGTTGTTAGACTGTTAACTATCGAATATAACAAAGCACGTCAAGCATCTATAACCCAAGAACTCATAGAAATAGTCACCGGTGCTGATGCATTGAAAGAAGAATGA
- the atpA gene encoding F0F1 ATP synthase subunit alpha, translating into MRLNPGEIVRVLESKIAEYQEEIKLEDVGKVIQVGDGIARVYGLNNVMANEMVEFVETGTKGLAFNLEEDNVGIIILGDYKEIKEGHTVRRLNRIMEVPVGEGLLGRVVNPLGEPLDGLGPIQYSQTRPVEFKAPGVIYRKPVDTPLQTGLKVIDSLIPIGRGQRELIIGDRQTGKTAIAIDTIINQKGKGVYCIYVAIGQKASAVARIVEKLRQTGAMEYTIVVVATSSDPATLQYLAPYAGCAMGEYFMFNGKDALVVYDDLSKHAVAYRQISLLLRRPPGREAYPGDVFYLHSRLLERAARLNEKYGGGSLTALPIIETQANDISAYIPTNVISITDGQIYLEPNLFYAGQRPAVNIGLSVSRVGGAAQIKAMKQVAGSLKLDLAQYRELETFAQFATELDPATQAQITRGQRLMELMKQPQYSPMEVEEQVVVLFAGVNGYLDDLPVSAVRPFEDGFLKFVKEKYNDVLEEIRTSKQISKELEERLHKIIKEFKEEFVKVYGK; encoded by the coding sequence TTGAGATTAAACCCTGGAGAGATTGTAAGAGTTTTGGAAAGTAAAATAGCAGAGTATCAGGAAGAAATAAAGCTTGAAGATGTTGGAAAGGTAATTCAAGTTGGAGATGGTATCGCAAGAGTTTACGGATTGAATAACGTGATGGCAAACGAAATGGTCGAGTTCGTAGAAACCGGAACTAAAGGTTTGGCGTTCAACTTGGAAGAGGATAACGTTGGTATAATAATCCTTGGTGATTACAAAGAAATCAAAGAAGGTCATACAGTCAGAAGACTGAATAGAATCATGGAAGTTCCTGTTGGCGAGGGGCTTCTGGGACGTGTTGTAAATCCTCTGGGAGAACCACTTGACGGCCTCGGACCGATTCAGTACAGCCAAACCCGTCCTGTTGAATTCAAAGCACCAGGTGTTATTTACAGAAAACCTGTCGATACACCTCTCCAGACAGGACTTAAGGTTATAGACTCTTTAATACCTATTGGAAGAGGGCAAAGGGAATTAATAATTGGAGATAGACAGACCGGAAAGACAGCGATAGCCATAGACACTATTATTAACCAAAAAGGAAAAGGAGTTTACTGTATCTACGTGGCAATTGGGCAGAAAGCATCTGCTGTTGCCCGAATAGTTGAAAAACTAAGGCAAACAGGTGCTATGGAATATACAATTGTTGTTGTTGCAACATCTTCAGATCCTGCAACGCTACAATACCTTGCACCATATGCTGGTTGTGCAATGGGAGAATACTTCATGTTTAACGGCAAGGACGCGCTCGTAGTTTACGACGACTTATCCAAACATGCTGTTGCTTATAGGCAAATTTCACTGTTGCTTAGAAGGCCTCCAGGAAGGGAAGCTTATCCCGGCGATGTTTTCTATCTTCATTCAAGGTTATTAGAACGTGCAGCGCGTCTTAATGAAAAATACGGAGGAGGCTCACTTACGGCTCTTCCGATAATCGAAACACAAGCAAACGACATTTCAGCATATATTCCAACAAACGTTATTTCAATTACAGATGGTCAAATATACCTTGAACCAAACCTCTTTTATGCAGGGCAAAGACCCGCTGTTAACATAGGTCTTTCCGTTTCACGTGTTGGTGGAGCGGCACAAATAAAGGCTATGAAACAAGTCGCTGGCTCACTTAAACTTGATTTAGCCCAATACCGAGAACTTGAAACATTTGCACAGTTTGCTACAGAACTCGACCCAGCAACTCAAGCTCAAATAACAAGAGGTCAGAGGTTGATGGAACTCATGAAACAACCTCAATACAGTCCTATGGAAGTTGAAGAGCAGGTAGTTGTACTCTTTGCTGGAGTTAATGGCTACCTTGATGATTTACCAGTCTCGGCGGTTCGACCGTTCGAGGATGGATTTTTAAAGTTTGTGAAAGAGAAGTACAATGATGTTCTTGAGGAAATAAGAACGAGCAAACAAATATCAAAAGAACTTGAGGAAAGACTGCACAAGATAATCAAGGAGTTCAAAGAAGAGTTTGTAAAAGTCTACGGGAAGTGA
- a CDS encoding F0F1 ATP synthase subunit delta yields the protein MMYSAIASKYAMALYNVSKANNKTEEYKDRLRVLAQIYDYMSVFLNNQAIKPEKRAQVVCQLMNELGFPADQPFSRFVYLLISNKRLKYIKQILAFFDFTVLEDKGLIPVDLTTAVELNTEEEQLLSEFVKKHTGREPVFNVSVDEDLIAGVVMEFAGKRFDASIKGRLENLARNVLRREG from the coding sequence ATGATGTACTCAGCTATAGCTAGTAAATACGCAATGGCTTTGTACAATGTTTCAAAAGCAAATAACAAGACAGAGGAATATAAAGACAGGCTAAGGGTTTTGGCACAGATATACGACTATATGTCTGTCTTTTTAAATAACCAGGCAATAAAACCTGAGAAGCGTGCTCAGGTTGTTTGTCAATTGATGAACGAATTAGGTTTTCCTGCAGACCAACCTTTCAGTAGATTTGTTTATCTGTTGATAAGTAACAAGAGGCTCAAATATATCAAACAAATACTTGCGTTTTTTGATTTCACTGTTCTTGAAGATAAAGGTCTAATACCTGTTGATTTAACTACTGCTGTCGAATTGAATACCGAAGAAGAACAGTTGCTGTCGGAATTTGTCAAAAAACATACAGGTAGGGAACCGGTGTTCAATGTTAGCGTTGACGAGGATTTAATTGCAGGTGTTGTTATGGAATTTGCCGGAAAAAGGTTCGATGCAAGTATCAAAGGTAGACTTGAGAATTTAGCCCGTAACGTGCTAAGAAGAGAGGGGTGA
- the atpF gene encoding F0F1 ATP synthase subunit B translates to MDLFEINLTAVVQLLSFLFLLWMLNKLLYKPFFSMMDKRREKIESDLAEAEQLRKSADAMKKQAEEELKAARQRAEQVIAAAEREAEKIIEDAKQRAQKEAEKIIINAQSEIERQRQEVISQVQSIATEIAISLAMKVLKDVVDEKAKREYLMKIIREYEK, encoded by the coding sequence ATGGATCTTTTTGAAATTAATTTAACAGCTGTTGTTCAGCTCCTTAGCTTTTTATTCTTGCTATGGATGCTGAACAAGCTTCTCTATAAACCCTTCTTCTCGATGATGGATAAGAGAAGAGAGAAAATAGAAAGCGATTTAGCCGAAGCTGAGCAACTTCGTAAAAGCGCGGACGCAATGAAAAAACAAGCCGAAGAAGAACTTAAGGCTGCGCGTCAAAGAGCAGAGCAGGTTATAGCTGCGGCAGAGAGAGAAGCTGAAAAAATAATCGAGGATGCAAAACAAAGAGCTCAAAAAGAAGCCGAGAAAATAATTATCAATGCTCAATCAGAAATTGAAAGGCAAAGACAAGAGGTTATTTCCCAGGTTCAATCTATAGCAACTGAAATTGCAATTAGCCTTGCAATGAAGGTTTTAAAAGATGTTGTAGATGAAAAGGCAAAGAGAGAATACCTTATGAAAATCATAAGGGAGTATGAAAAATGA
- a CDS encoding F0F1 ATP synthase subunit C — protein MEQLTPEVISELAKAIAVAGKAIGAGLAMGIGAIGPGIGEGNVGAHAMDAIARQPELTNVITTRMILADAIAETTGIYSLVIAFLILFVL, from the coding sequence ATGGAACAACTCACACCTGAGGTTATCAGTGAACTTGCAAAGGCTATTGCAGTTGCGGGGAAGGCTATAGGTGCAGGGCTTGCTATGGGAATTGGTGCTATCGGTCCTGGTATCGGTGAAGGTAACGTTGGTGCACATGCTATGGATGCTATCGCAAGACAACCTGAGTTAACAAACGTAATAACAACACGTATGATTCTTGCCGACGCTATTGCCGAAACAACAGGTATTTATTCTCTTGTTATCGCGTTTTTGATACTTTTTGTGTTGTGA
- the atpB gene encoding F0F1 ATP synthase subunit A encodes MSKKKMSTKAKIQLTIFLIVYITVGLLNAKLMTAPPSEALKNIANRWIVQFGPTNAWYYRINPMTVIMSFLVIIVILAFARSVHKEFSLIPSRKQAFAESLMDFLYEIVESSVPNEKYARSIFKISMTLFIYIAVSNLIGGFIPGISADVSIAENGARTVKFVLFSDTWFPPTGDLNTNLTYAVMVFIISQYFAIKTKGVKGWLKGFLEPVAFMLPMNIVGELAKPLSHAMRLFGNVTGGGILVLVISYLVKYMFLPPFLWAYFGIFSGLIQAFVFSTLAIAYMSSQIEG; translated from the coding sequence TTGAGCAAAAAGAAAATGAGTACCAAAGCAAAAATACAACTAACTATTTTTCTTATAGTTTACATAACAGTCGGACTTTTAAATGCTAAGCTTATGACTGCTCCTCCTTCAGAGGCTCTTAAGAACATAGCTAATCGTTGGATTGTTCAGTTTGGTCCAACAAATGCGTGGTATTACCGTATCAACCCTATGACGGTAATCATGTCTTTTCTTGTAATTATAGTTATACTCGCTTTTGCAAGGTCTGTTCACAAAGAATTTTCTCTTATACCAAGTAGAAAGCAAGCTTTTGCCGAATCTTTAATGGATTTCTTGTACGAGATTGTTGAAAGTAGTGTTCCAAATGAAAAGTATGCAAGAAGTATTTTCAAAATCTCCATGACTTTGTTCATATACATTGCTGTTTCAAACCTTATTGGTGGTTTCATTCCAGGAATTTCGGCAGATGTTTCGATAGCTGAGAATGGTGCAAGGACTGTTAAATTTGTCCTTTTCAGCGATACATGGTTCCCACCCACAGGTGATTTGAACACCAACCTTACTTATGCAGTTATGGTATTCATAATAAGTCAGTATTTTGCAATAAAGACAAAAGGCGTGAAAGGATGGTTAAAAGGATTTCTTGAACCTGTTGCATTTATGCTACCAATGAACATCGTTGGAGAGCTTGCTAAACCTCTGTCACATGCAATGCGTCTTTTTGGCAATGTTACGGGTGGTGGTATACTTGTTTTGGTCATTAGTTATTTAGTCAAATACATGTTCTTACCACCTTTCCTATGGGCTTACTTTGGAATATTCTCAGGTTTAATACAAGCTTTCGTCTTTTCAACGTTGGCAATTGCTTATATGTCTTCACAAATTGAAGGTTGA
- a CDS encoding AtpZ/AtpI family protein — translation MKIVVGQHSKGGQKPHQGKGIGKELSKLNLISSLGFTIIANILVGFVLGAFLDNLFSTARLFKIVFIVLGTLSGVYNGIKFLIKELERYDKIDSVDSGNNRATDFKNHEHKHGEDEKDE, via the coding sequence ATGAAAATCGTGGTTGGTCAACATAGCAAAGGTGGGCAAAAACCGCATCAAGGCAAAGGCATCGGTAAAGAATTATCAAAACTGAACCTTATATCCAGTTTAGGATTCACAATTATAGCAAATATCTTAGTTGGTTTCGTCCTAGGTGCTTTTCTGGATAATTTGTTCTCAACTGCAAGGCTTTTTAAAATAGTTTTCATAGTCCTTGGAACCTTATCAGGTGTTTATAACGGGATAAAGTTCCTGATTAAAGAGCTCGAAAGATATGATAAAATAGACAGTGTTGATAGTGGAAACAACAGAGCAACTGACTTCAAGAACCACGAGCATAAGCACGGGGAAGATGAAAAAGATGAGTAA
- a CDS encoding M24 family metallopeptidase, whose protein sequence is MKPTNSKLEKVKARVFEKDVDAILVINIENSNSVTTRYLSGFTGSFSALLITPRRHIIITDSRYWVQVKEESTFELVKYVPPRSFLDTVVELIRNLDLRKLALEKERISASIYDTLKEKLPDCEFEDISSLVVDVRSVKDEDEIETMKIAVEIAQEAFKKMLEIAKPGMKERELAAYLEYQMKLLGADDIAFDTIIASGYRGALPHGRASDKTIGKGEPVVVDWGARYKGYNSDLTRVFCIGEPNSKVKEVHRIVFEAQQKALEAIKAGVTGKEIDAIARNHIQEAGYGEYFGHGLGHGLGLEVHENPSLSFRWDKHLQPGQVVTVEPGIYLEGEFGIRIEEDVVVRENGCEVLTTLTRELIII, encoded by the coding sequence ATGAAACCTACAAATTCAAAACTCGAGAAGGTAAAAGCGCGTGTTTTCGAAAAGGATGTAGATGCCATCCTCGTCATAAACATTGAAAATTCCAACAGTGTTACCACAAGATACTTATCTGGGTTCACAGGAAGTTTTTCCGCGCTTTTGATTACACCAAGAAGGCACATAATAATCACAGATTCTAGATACTGGGTACAGGTTAAAGAAGAAAGCACTTTTGAACTTGTTAAGTATGTTCCACCAAGAAGCTTTTTGGATACCGTTGTTGAGTTGATTAGAAATCTCGACTTGAGAAAGTTGGCTTTAGAAAAAGAGCGAATCTCTGCAAGTATTTACGACACACTCAAAGAAAAGCTTCCAGATTGTGAATTTGAGGATATATCTTCGTTGGTTGTGGATGTGAGGTCTGTTAAGGATGAGGATGAAATTGAAACAATGAAAATTGCTGTTGAAATCGCGCAAGAGGCGTTCAAAAAGATGCTAGAAATTGCCAAACCAGGGATGAAAGAAAGAGAACTTGCGGCATATCTTGAGTACCAGATGAAACTGTTGGGAGCAGATGATATAGCATTTGATACTATTATTGCTTCCGGTTACAGGGGAGCGCTTCCACACGGGCGTGCTTCTGACAAAACTATTGGGAAAGGTGAACCTGTAGTCGTTGATTGGGGTGCAAGATATAAGGGTTACAATAGTGACCTAACGCGTGTGTTTTGTATCGGTGAACCAAACTCAAAAGTTAAGGAAGTGCACAGGATAGTTTTTGAAGCCCAGCAAAAAGCTTTGGAAGCTATAAAAGCTGGTGTTACTGGAAAAGAGATAGATGCTATAGCAAGAAATCATATCCAAGAAGCTGGATATGGAGAATACTTCGGTCATGGCTTAGGTCACGGGTTGGGACTTGAAGTCCACGAAAATCCAAGTCTCAGTTTCAGATGGGATAAACATTTACAGCCGGGGCAAGTTGTTACCGTGGAACCGGGCATATATCTCGAAGGTGAATTCGGTATAAGGATAGAAGAAGATGTCGTTGTTAGGGAGAACGGCTGCGAGGTCTTAACAACTTTGACAAGAGAATTGATAATCATTTGA
- the ruvX gene encoding Holliday junction resolvase RuvX, which produces MALIAIDYGKSKCGYAIGSVFVAESGTIKTADLVKKIERYDTVLFGLPLSMSGNYSTQTFEVIKFALKIKNSGKKVLLLDERVTTKMAKSFEKKDDDRFSAEQLLLEYIQNPDRAIELKEYKVLESKPVFCNFAVFIEVPYDGSFSVREGIGFSKDPYIAYTLYKHGIFVYRVWKDFREAIINLEKAPEYVIMNIENRQVISELDIENLQKLILFFKVVIK; this is translated from the coding sequence ATGGCATTGATAGCAATTGATTACGGAAAAAGCAAGTGTGGATATGCAATAGGTAGTGTCTTTGTAGCTGAAAGTGGAACAATAAAAACCGCAGATTTGGTAAAGAAAATCGAGAGATATGACACAGTTTTGTTCGGTTTACCTCTTTCCATGAGTGGAAACTACTCGACACAAACGTTTGAAGTAATCAAGTTTGCTCTGAAAATCAAAAATTCAGGAAAAAAGGTTTTGTTGCTTGACGAGAGAGTAACCACAAAGATGGCGAAGTCTTTCGAGAAGAAAGATGATGATAGATTCAGCGCAGAACAACTACTCCTTGAGTACATTCAAAATCCAGATAGAGCTATCGAGTTGAAAGAATATAAAGTACTAGAATCCAAACCAGTTTTCTGCAATTTTGCAGTGTTCATAGAAGTTCCTTACGATGGTTCATTCTCTGTAAGAGAAGGTATAGGATTTTCTAAAGATCCATACATTGCTTATACCCTCTATAAACACGGGATTTTCGTGTATAGGGTTTGGAAGGATTTTCGAGAAGCGATTATAAATCTTGAAAAAGCTCCAGAGTACGTTATAATGAACATAGAAAATAGACAGGTTATATCGGAATTAGATATTGAAAATTTGCAAAAATTAATCCTCTTTTTCAAAGTTGTGATAAAATGA
- the recJ gene encoding single-stranded-DNA-specific exonuclease RecJ gives MRWEIREVDETLVDQLTRELGIDRLVAKLLVLRGIKTAEEAKNFLYPTRKILRSPFLMKDMDKATDILLRARDNREKVVVHGDYDVDGITGTAVLYTFLSENGWDVDYFIPKRADDGYGIQSQFVEDAYKNGARVLLTVDCGITAFEAVDKAKELGMKVVITDHHQPKETFPNADAIVNPKRHDEEYPFKEFAGVGVAYKLVSALAERLNIHPAVVDELLDLVALGTVADMVELLDENRYIVKEGLRRLNNTAKLGIVRLVQKLGISIISSRDIGYRIAPKLNAAGRLDSPDDAFKLIITKDEASATELAELLLGYNVTRQSIEAKIYNEAVQMVEEKGLSSLPIVVAYGHGWHLGVIGIVATRLVHLYNKPVMVISIEEDGVARGSARSVQGVNIIELLERFRDIFEDFGGHTMALGFSLREEKIPDLIEAIKTHITEDDVKVEPVVMIDEKITIDEINDGIIRAIELLEPYGHGNPEPVFLIQNSAVERFKIFGETGYNVRVTLKGNNKSIEGVGFGLKIQPSELYGLQPQFLRMDVVGNLRMGESGLQLNLIDLKVTHVNDEDLADRTFIHSFISNWRQQREEDYDHQRIEDDIYQRLPRIAELVEIKRPALIRFDIPYRNAFFFHLMRKGRTLIVNPSSTEAMHVYESLQRHNIPGLALANSIHRVAGKHLVTNAVYAEKFLDNLSDFDFIVLNEIHFMRNFDPELYEKVLRKFGKTAFFTTLYTFETNLPTYEVNGKSDFSIEDKRNQPKSLNNSNSSLVYLFSTHNSVEVFFNNYIKRVSSRDTVFYSSQLEPFQRLIISHLVRKRKVKKLISSTNNDSLPSLFGKVEVRLFDFPYTLSEIIDTVSGEGNILLQLNYSTQDVSRKRDSLRKLFPSKEELEKIVEELNVYLPMKLEEFEQFLSNYSVPKGVIKSVYRDLGGIRENLVCAVDFEPEKITRLKERNIELGYFERYTLQIESLNVKEMFKLIDERYLYDAELIV, from the coding sequence ATGAGATGGGAAATAAGAGAAGTTGATGAAACACTTGTCGACCAGCTTACCAGGGAGCTGGGAATTGACCGTTTGGTGGCAAAACTGTTAGTGCTTCGTGGTATAAAAACTGCCGAAGAAGCTAAGAATTTCTTGTATCCAACAAGAAAAATTTTACGTTCACCATTTCTAATGAAAGACATGGACAAAGCTACTGATATTTTGCTAAGAGCAAGGGATAACCGTGAGAAAGTTGTTGTTCACGGAGATTATGATGTTGACGGTATAACTGGAACTGCCGTATTATACACCTTCCTTTCGGAAAATGGTTGGGATGTAGATTATTTCATTCCTAAGCGTGCGGATGACGGTTATGGAATCCAGTCGCAGTTTGTAGAAGATGCTTATAAAAATGGTGCAAGGGTTCTCTTAACCGTAGACTGTGGAATTACAGCATTTGAAGCTGTTGATAAAGCCAAAGAATTGGGAATGAAAGTTGTGATTACTGACCACCACCAACCCAAAGAAACCTTCCCAAATGCGGATGCTATTGTTAACCCCAAACGTCATGACGAGGAATATCCATTTAAAGAGTTCGCAGGCGTTGGAGTCGCTTATAAACTGGTATCTGCATTGGCTGAAAGGCTTAACATTCATCCGGCAGTTGTTGATGAATTGCTTGACCTCGTGGCGTTGGGAACTGTTGCAGACATGGTCGAGTTACTTGACGAGAACCGTTACATAGTTAAAGAAGGACTTAGAAGATTAAATAATACCGCAAAGCTTGGTATTGTTCGTTTGGTGCAAAAACTTGGGATATCAATCATAAGCTCTCGTGACATCGGCTATAGAATAGCTCCAAAACTCAACGCTGCTGGTAGACTCGATTCGCCAGATGATGCGTTCAAGCTAATCATAACAAAGGACGAAGCAAGTGCTACCGAACTGGCTGAATTGTTGTTGGGTTACAACGTAACAAGGCAAAGTATTGAGGCAAAGATATACAATGAAGCAGTTCAAATGGTTGAAGAAAAAGGCCTCAGTTCACTTCCAATAGTTGTTGCATACGGTCACGGGTGGCACTTGGGTGTTATCGGAATAGTTGCTACAAGGCTTGTTCATTTGTACAATAAACCTGTTATGGTTATTTCTATTGAAGAAGATGGTGTTGCAAGAGGTTCTGCAAGGAGTGTTCAGGGAGTAAACATTATAGAGCTTCTCGAAAGGTTCAGGGATATTTTTGAAGACTTTGGTGGTCATACAATGGCATTAGGATTTAGTCTTAGAGAGGAAAAAATACCAGACTTAATAGAGGCAATTAAAACGCATATAACGGAAGACGATGTAAAAGTTGAGCCTGTCGTTATGATAGATGAGAAGATAACAATCGATGAGATTAATGATGGTATAATAAGGGCCATTGAGTTGCTCGAACCATATGGCCACGGTAACCCGGAACCAGTGTTTCTAATTCAAAACAGTGCTGTTGAAAGATTCAAAATCTTTGGGGAAACTGGGTACAATGTTCGAGTAACGTTAAAAGGTAATAATAAAAGCATAGAAGGAGTCGGTTTTGGATTGAAAATTCAACCATCTGAATTATATGGACTGCAACCACAATTTCTTAGAATGGATGTCGTTGGCAATCTAAGAATGGGAGAAAGTGGTTTGCAACTGAACTTAATAGACTTAAAAGTGACACATGTTAACGATGAAGATTTAGCTGACAGGACATTTATACATTCGTTCATATCGAACTGGCGACAGCAAAGAGAAGAAGATTATGACCATCAACGGATAGAAGATGACATATACCAAAGACTGCCGCGCATTGCTGAACTTGTTGAAATTAAAAGGCCTGCATTGATACGTTTCGATATACCGTATAGAAATGCCTTTTTCTTCCATTTGATGAGAAAGGGAAGAACCCTCATAGTGAATCCTTCAAGCACGGAAGCAATGCATGTCTACGAAAGTTTGCAAAGACACAACATCCCGGGATTAGCACTTGCAAATTCTATCCATCGTGTCGCAGGGAAACATTTGGTAACTAATGCCGTTTACGCAGAAAAATTTCTAGACAACCTTTCTGATTTCGATTTCATTGTGCTTAACGAAATTCATTTTATGAGGAACTTTGACCCGGAACTTTATGAAAAGGTTTTAAGAAAGTTTGGAAAAACTGCGTTTTTCACAACACTGTATACATTTGAAACCAATCTCCCGACTTATGAAGTTAACGGAAAGAGTGATTTTTCAATTGAAGATAAAAGAAATCAACCAAAATCTTTGAACAATTCTAATTCCTCCTTGGTTTATCTGTTTTCCACACACAATTCAGTAGAAGTGTTCTTCAATAATTACATAAAGCGTGTATCAAGCAGAGATACTGTTTTCTACTCGTCTCAACTTGAGCCATTCCAGAGACTGATAATTTCGCATTTGGTGAGGAAAAGAAAGGTAAAAAAACTTATTTCTTCTACCAATAATGATTCGTTGCCTTCGCTTTTTGGAAAGGTCGAAGTAAGGCTTTTTGACTTTCCATATACTTTGAGTGAGATAATAGACACTGTAAGCGGCGAGGGAAACATACTCTTGCAACTGAACTACTCGACTCAAGATGTTTCTAGGAAACGTGATTCGCTCAGAAAACTTTTCCCATCGAAAGAAGAATTGGAGAAAATTGTGGAAGAACTCAACGTATACCTACCAATGAAATTAGAGGAATTCGAACAATTCCTTTCTAACTATAGTGTGCCAAAGGGTGTTATCAAGAGCGTTTACAGAGACCTTGGCGGTATCAGGGAAAACCTTGTTTGTGCTGTTGACTTTGAGCCTGAAAAAATAACAAGACTTAAGGAACGGAACATCGAGTTAGGATACTTTGAACGCTACACCTTGCAAATAGAGTCACTCAACGTCAAGGAAATGTTTAAGCTTATCGATGAAAGGTATCTTTACGATGCAGAACTGATTGTCTAA